Below is a window of Camelus ferus isolate YT-003-E chromosome 4, BCGSAC_Cfer_1.0, whole genome shotgun sequence DNA.
TTTGTCACTCACAGCTGCAGATGAGCAGGGAAGACTAAATCACATGTCAGGATCCTTATTCATCCCTCCCCAGTTCTTTCCAGGATCTCCCTTTTGGCAGAGCCTTACTGGACCTTTTTAATCATACATGGACTGCAtatcctttttcactttttctgccCATCATGTTGTCCTCACATTGTCCCAATCAAGAACCCATAACAAGTGATTGTTTTTGACCTCTGCCCAATAAAGAATGATTCGTTCCTATTTGGTAGTTGGTTATCCTTTGATGTATAGGAACCTTAGATGGTAAAATACACCAAATACATGTTTAACCTCTAAAATGTGAGATAAAAGGCAATATTTTGGGAATTTTAGACAGCAAGGAGGTAGGAAGCCTGTTCGTACGATTTGGTTAAAGTACTGGCTCCTAGTCTACCCATCCTTGCTTCTGATCTTCAGCCTGCCTGTGTGGGGAGCCGCTAAGTGGCTCTCCTCCTGAtctgttcttccttttaaagacttTTCTTCCCTACTTCCCAAATTTAGCCCCTCATTCTCTCCTTAGACTCCCAGGAGTGTCATTTGTTTTCTGATGCCCAACAATGGATTGACTTCCTTTCTTTAATGTCCATCCTAGAATGGATTTAAACCTTTGTTGGCTCAGCCTCTAGTAATGAAGTTTATGATGGCAGAGGGTGAAGTTGGAAGTTCATCCTCTTGGTTAAAACAAATAATATGCACATTTGATTGTTACGGGGCTGACTGAACCTCTctctttgtgactttggaagtAAAATGTACTATAAAGAAatctcacctctttttttttttcttatgtagaCACTATTATAACAATAAAGgaagtaaacaaaaattttctcaaatcccatagtcataaaatataaactgtctttactttttttcctgtattCTCTTCTAATCCCTGCCCATATGCAGTGATATTAACTAGATACAGTTTTtaagtacatttcttttttatgccaCATGATCATAGTTCAAGGAAGTAGAAGTGATTGAGATATGGAAGTATCTTGGGTAATAATGGCttcttattttgattatttcccTTTAGGAAAGACACTGCTGATCCTGTAACATGGAGGATTGCCTTCATACCTCATCTGAGAATCTATCCAAATTGGTCAGCTGGGCCCACAGCCATGGGACCATTTGCAGCCTCATTCCAAACCTGAAACATTTGCTTTCAGAAGGTTCCCATGGGAACCTGACAGCAATGTGGGGCTGCAGTGCCGGCCATGCTTATCACTGGCCACTGACAGCTACTTGCAGAGCTGGCTCCCAAGAAAGGGTCTGTTTCCAGGATAACAGAAGTTTTAACTCTGATAGTCCCAGTATAATTGGAGTGCCCTCTGAGACACAAACTAGCCCTGTTGAAAGGTACCCTGGGAGACCAGTGAAAACGAAGCTAGACTGTAATCGGACCAGAGACTCTTGTGACTTCTCTTATTGCAGTGAACCATCTGAGCTGGATGAAGCTGTtgaagaatatgaagatgaaaataCCCTGTTTGACATGGTTTGTGAATCTTCTGTTACAGATGAGGATAGTGACTTTGAGCCCCAAACCCAGAGGCCCCAAAGCATTGCTCGAAAAAGGCCTGGAATAGTCCCATCTTCTCTCCATTCAAGCTCCCAGTCTCAGATGATTGACGAATGCAGCAATGATGTCATCATTAAGAAAATCAAACAAGAGATTCCCGAAGATTATTATATTGTGGCAAATGCAGAGCTGACCGGAGGGGTAGATGGACCAGCCCTGTCGTTGACACAGATGGCAAAACCCAAGCCTCAGACTCATGCAGGTCCCTCCTGTATAGGCTCTGCTAAGCTGATTCCCCATGTAACATCTGTCATCAGCACAGAGCTGGACCCGCATGGTGTGTCCCCCTGTGTGATGTCCAGACCAGTCGTCCAGAAGACTGCCAGGGTATCTCTGGCTTCACCCAACAGAGGACCCACTGGTGCCCATGGCACCAGCCAGCAGGTGGCCATGCAGTTGCCTGTGAGCACATCCCATCCTAACAAACAGATCAGCATCCCTTTGTCTGCCCTGCAGCTACCTGGACAGGATGAGCAAGTTGCTTCTGAAGAGTTCCTGTCCCATCTGCCCAGCCAGGTCTCCTCCTGTGAGGTAGCCCTTTCTCCCTCAGTTAACACAGAGCCAGAAGTGAGCTCCAGTCAGCAGCAGCCCCCAGTCGCTCCAACCATAACCACTGAGGCCACAGCACAGTGCATACCAGGTATGGCACATGAGGTGACAGAGTCCCTCATTCACATACATCAGAGGATTCTGCGCCGTCAGCACTCATAGAACTGTTGGCTCAATTTGCTAGAATTCTGGCCTTTATTATTCtcagaaagatggaaataatgaaatatattacaTCTAGGTGATACTGTAAAGGAAATTTACCTGAATTAAGGCCATCTGTCCAGTTGATGTACCTCAGGGCTAAGACAGCTGTAGGATTGTGCTGTTGATATTGAATGGCTAGGTTTAAGGTTTGTATCTGATCTTTAAGCTGAATTTTCATatagtaaaattatttctgaaaaaaaaattaacactctCCTATCAGTATCAGGGTATTTGGTTGCCGTTTTGAAGCTGAAATGATGCTGGGTTAGGTATATAATGACAATAGATGTCATGctttttcagtattatttatttGAACCAATTTAGCACTTCATTTTAGCTGGTGTGGCAgtttaaaacaagtttttttgtaaaaagcaacaaatatatctgaaagaagtattttatcttttctctcaaaATGTAAAAGAATCAGGTAACTTGCATTTCTGGAATACACGGACCTAACTGTAATGGATTTAGAGGAGATGGAAATAATTACATGAGGCCCCATTTGTAATTCTAACATTCTAATGTTCTGTAATTCtaacattcagtatttatttaatcTGGGCTATTATTATATAAAGAGATTTGAGTGTCATACTTTTGGGTTCATGATTCACATCTAATAGGCCAGAAGTAGAAACTTGGAAGGCCTAACCAGACATGCAGAGTATTATACAGAAAGCAGAAATTTGTGGCacattttggtttcattttaatcCCTCTCATAAACTTGTATTTTGGGAAAAGCTTCCTAGAAGCCTGAGGAACCTGTGCTTTTACCCTGGAATTTCTTGAAATTAAGTTGCTTTTGCAAACATGCTTTCCCAATTTTAGTGTCAGCCTTAAGATTCCCAAAGGAAATCTTCAATTTATGATTTTCCTGACAGTCATGGTATTATTAATAAACTATACAATGAAGATACTCATATCCTGATTCAAAATTatgcttttcagtttgtt
It encodes the following:
- the KIAA1958 gene encoding uncharacterized protein KIAA1958 homolog isoform X1, producing the protein MEDCLHTSSENLSKLVSWAHSHGTICSLIPNLKHLLSEGSHGNLTAMWGCSAGHAYHWPLTATCRAGSQERVCFQDNRSFNSDSPSIIGVPSETQTSPVERYPGRPVKTKLDCNRTRDSCDFSYCSEPSELDEAVEEYEDENTLFDMVCESSVTDEDSDFEPQTQRPQSIARKRPGIVPSSLHSSSQSQMIDECSNDVIIKKIKQEIPEDYYIVANAELTGGVDGPALSLTQMAKPKPQTHAGPSCIGSAKLIPHVTSVISTELDPHGVSPCVMSRPVVQKTARVSLASPNRGPTGAHGTSQQVAMQLPVSTSHPNKQISIPLSALQLPGQDEQVASEEFLSHLPSQVSSCEVALSPSVNTEPEVSSSQQQPPVAPTITTEATAQCIPDQDERAAELSREQNEKTIRSTQTALRNFREFLISKYPSETREIYVIPCKELDAYLASFFVDARQKDGSEYEPNSLANYQCGLERYLKEHRYGYSITRDKEFKRSQEALKQKQIELRCKGKGNKPHKSMKLTFADELILRKRGLLSRYNPEGLLNLVWLNNTKAFGHCTGFHGSTLKWGDIRLRVTETGLEYLEWMGQDTGDLNAKTKRGGTDSRVYATQHAPQTCPVQDYKEYAQRRPPAMRYEDAPFYLSIKPVVNLAALHWYNCQALGKNKLAKMVKTMCEKGNIPGRKTNFSVYQSCSTLSEAQSNQLVLICNNLSQQAAQSVAGHSNSGNFIVSASYDSSSDTA
- the KIAA1958 gene encoding uncharacterized protein KIAA1958 homolog isoform X3, giving the protein MEDCLHTSSENLSKLVSWAHSHGTICSLIPNLKHLLSEGSHGNLTAMWGCSAGHAYHWPLTATCRAGSQERVCFQDNRSFNSDSPSIIGVPSETQTSPVERYPGRPVKTKLDCNRTRDSCDFSYCSEPSELDEAVEEYEDENTLFDMVCESSVTDEDSDFEPQTQRPQSIARKRPGIVPSSLHSSSQSQMIDECSNDVIIKKIKQEIPEDYYIVANAELTGGVDGPALSLTQMAKPKPQTHAGPSCIGSAKLIPHVTSVISTELDPHGVSPCVMSRPVVQKTARVSLASPNRGPTGAHGTSQQVAMQLPVSTSHPNKQISIPLSALQLPGQDEQVASEEFLSHLPSQVSSCEVALSPSVNTEPEVSSSQQQPPVAPTITTEATAQCIPDQDERAAELSREQNEKTIRSTQTALRNFPYSTKLNKFPVFNMNDDLNDLCTSAVSPNTTKATRYALNVWRYWCMTNGLKDHTDITKIPAVKLNELLENFYVTVKKSDGSDFLATSLHAIRRGLDRILKNAGVGFSITSSTFSSSTKKLKEKLWVLSKAGMSGARSRNIVYFSLSDEEEMWQAGCLGDDSPITLLSTVVKYNSQYLNMRTLQEHADLMYGDIELLKDPQNQPYFARTDNVKRESRSGSTRVCHGKIYHEHSRGHKQCPYCLLYKYMYIHRPPTQMEAKSPFYLTARKEATDMGSVWYEEQRMGLRSLRGIVPNLAKKVKLDNCENFTFVSFTQVSRRLGSHSCCQ
- the KIAA1958 gene encoding uncharacterized protein KIAA1958 homolog isoform X2, with the protein product MEDCLHTSSENLSKLVSWAHSHGTICSLIPNLKHLLSEGSHGNLTAMWGCSAGHAYHWPLTATCRAGSQERVCFQDNRSFNSDSPSIIGVPSETQTSPVERYPGRPVKTKLDCNRTRDSCDFSYCSEPSELDEAVEEYEDENTLFDMVCESSVTDEDSDFEPQTQRPQSIARKRPGIVPSSLHSSSQSQMIDECSNDVIIKKIKQEIPEDYYIVANAELTGGVDGPALSLTQMAKPKPQTHAGPSCIGSAKLIPHVTSVISTELDPHGVSPCVMSRPVVQKTARVSLASPNRGPTGAHGTSQQVAMQLPVSTSHPNKQISIPLSALQLPGQDEQVASEEFLSHLPSQVSSCEVALSPSVNTEPEVSSSQQQPPVAPTITTEATAQCIPAYSTKLNKFPVFNMNDDLNDLCTSAVSPNTTKATRYALNVWRYWCMTNGLKDHTDITKIPAVKLNELLENFYVTVKKSDGSDFLATSLHAIRRGLDRILKNAGVGFSITSSTFSSSTKKLKEKLWVLSKAGMSGARSRNIVYFSLSDEEEMWQAGCLGDDSPITLLSTVVKYNSQYLNMRTLQEHADLMYGDIELLKDPQNQPYFARTDNVKRESRSGSTRVCHGKIYHEHSRGHKQCPYCLLYKYMYIHRPPTQMEAKSPFYLTARKEATDMGSVWYEEQRMGLRSLRGIVPNLAKKVKLDNCENFTFVSFTQVSRRLGSHSCCQ